The genome window TTATTTCCGTTACCCTCCTTCCatctttcattctgtcttttcgTGGCTGGTCCATCAGATCAAGATGCCCAGGAGGAAGGTGAGAAACAGTAGACGTGTGGTTCCCTAAAGGGTTAAaaactctccctcctctcctcaagCTCAGTGTGCACAGTTTACCTCCAATTACCTAACATATTAAAATTAGTCCTTTAAATCCAACTGGACTCACATGTAGGAAACAAATTAATGAAAGCTATATTTTTTTGGAGTACCTTCCAAACAGCCTTGTCcttttttagaaaatatttaaGAATAGCCTAATAAATGTGGTCAAAATGTAACAGTGTAGAAGTTTAGTATAACCCAGGCTTGGTAAGGCAAGTGTTTCAGTGATAAATCATTGTGTCTGTGCTCTTTTCTTTGATCATATCTAATAAAAATCAAGCTTGTCTTTTCTCAGTCCCATGCTTGCTGTGCTTTCAGTCATATTAGTAGCTTTAACAAGTTTCAAATTCAAACCAGCCTTTCACACATTgattgaaacatttttattcactcGTACCATCTTTTTCCCCATATTTCATCAACAGAGGAGGAGCGTCCCAAACCCAAGTATGTTCAtccaattttattttctttttttttctctcagtccaaAATGTCAGATTCAATTACTCCTTCACAATTTCTAGAGATTTTGTGTTCATGTCGTGtgctcattttgtgtttctcttttctctccagacCTCTGGTGCCTCAACTTGCCCCTCCAAAGATTCCTGAGGGGGAGAGGGTGGATTTTGATGTAAGATGTGATAACTTGAGATTGGCCTCTGTTCCACTTGCTTGCCTGGTTCTGCTCATATCTGAGTGGCAGAAGACAAACTGATCACAGTTACACAATAACATACCTTCCTGCTCTAAGGTCAAATACGGTGCTCTATAGAGATTAGTACTGCCaccttttttctgtgtctgccaCTCGATCACATCTTAAAAGCTACAGCATAAATTATCATTTATATCACCAACGACCCCTATCAGCTTGTGAAATGAGACTACCTCTTGTCTGAAGTTCATCAGTGAATGTGTAACAGCTTCCTGTGTTTGAATAGCCAGAGGACTGACATGCTGCTTGTTGGTCCAGCCGGGCGTAGAACAACTTTCATGGAAGTTTGCATTTTCTCAGAGTCAAGAAATTGGGAATTTTTTGATCCCTCTCTTACTTTTGAGCCACTCATCAAGAGTGTCTAAAAACCTTTTATCGACATGTTCccaacaagcagcagcagagccaagAAGTTTGATTGTACATGAATTAAGGTATTTTTAAACCCTGCTTCTGACTCACAGGGTTTTAAATGACTTAGCTCTTTCCAACATCTCCTGTCTTATTACTCCATGCTCACATCTTTATGCTCTCATGGTGCTGGTTATTTAACTGTTCCtatgtgtgatttgttttcatggGGGTACATATCAATTTAACATCGTACATGAACACTTGCTTGTTCCATCAGGACATCCACAGAAAGCGTATGGAGAAGGACTTGCTCGAGCTGCACACTCTGATTGACGTCCACTTcgagcagaggaagaaggatGAGGAAGAACTTATCAGCCTCAAGGACCGGATCGTAAGAACATGGTTTACTGCATATCAacattacatactgtacatacaaagtGCATTTTCTAAATAGCTGATACCTCTGGACTGTAGGATTTCTCCATTATctaacaagttaaaaaaaaataagaagatGCCTCTGTAATGTGGTATTTTAATCCACATGTCGCTTAATCTTTTAATAAAATCGCATTAAGAGGTTTTATGGCTAATTTGCTGTGCTCCCCATCAGGAGCGTCGTCGGTCAGAGAGAGCGGAGATCCAGAGAGTTAGAGCCGAGAaggagaaggacagacagaacaggATTGCGGTAACACAGACACTCATAATCAACAGTTTACACAGTAATATACTTGAATCATAAACTGCTCATATTTGATGACTAAATATGCTGTAATACAATTGCTTCTCTATTTTCCCAAAAATTTCAACTTCGTCatcactctgtctttcttcatctGGCAGGAGGAACGtcacagaaaagaggaagaggaagccaAGAAGAAGGCTGATGACGAcgccaagaagaagaaagtgctGTCTGGCATGGGCGCGAACTTTGGAGGCTTCCTGGCCAAGGTCAGGCGGCAGGAGAGACGGCGGTaacgatgaggaggaggaggaggaggagatgatgatgCAGAGGAtgactgcagactgtgtgtgtgctctgttcCAGGCGGAGTCGAGGAGGGGCAAGCGTCTCACAGGCAAAGAGATCAAGAAGAAGACCCTGGCGGACAGACGGCAGCCGCTGGCCATTGACAATTTAAGGGAGGATGCGCTGAAGTGAGTCTCCTCCAACACCGCTAAACAATTCTATTATACAGGAGCTTATATAACCTGAAAGCTGATTGAACTAATGCATTTAAAGggttttgtttaattaaaattaagCATGGATGTATTCAAGATGGCCTTTACCAATTGAACTGATTATCCAATCATAAACAAGCAATCAGCACGTGCCTGTAACGAGAGTGATTCAGAgcatctgaaatgttttgataGTGGTAGAAGTGGTGGTGAGAGTTGTTTTGCCCTCTTCAACCTCAAAAATACAAGAGCTAAAGTGTAAGGGatgatttaaacatttttctttgccCGCTCTAACGTGAGCttcaaatgttagcatgtccagctaactAGCCCAATACCTACAGCAGTGAACCAGCCCAACGTCACTTCCAAGCGCAGCAGCGTTTCATACgacctgtttttgtgttgtgggtggtttggtttttaaaaagccttttcaCAATGGTATATTCACTGTGTTGTATTTCCTCACTGTGTGGAAGTCGGCCAtggaagctgctgtgtttgtatcGGCGTGTAAGCTAATGGTAGCAGCTCCATCCTGCTCCTCACTGGATTTGATGAAGTTTACACTCCAGCAAAACTCAGCACaatgctgtttctttatttccatgtcttcTACCGCTCGACTTTTTGCCCGTGACATTCAGCTTTAGCCTTAGTCGCTCGGAGACAGCGTTGTCCACCTACTCatgaagctaatgttag of Chelmon rostratus isolate fCheRos1 chromosome 17, fCheRos1.pri, whole genome shotgun sequence contains these proteins:
- the tnnt1 gene encoding troponin T, slow skeletal muscle isoform X1, yielding MSDVEEEYEEQAEEAEEEQEGEPEQEEEAEQPEEDGAEQQEYQDQDAQEEEEERPKPKPLVPQLAPPKIPEGERVDFDDIHRKRMEKDLLELHTLIDVHFEQRKKDEEELISLKDRIERRRSERAEIQRVRAEKEKDRQNRIAEERHRKEEEEAKKKADDDAKKKKVLSGMGANFGGFLAKAESRRGKRLTGKEIKKKTLADRRQPLAIDNLREDALKQRAQEMWNWIYQLESEKFDFIEHMKHQKYEIIVLLNRIQHAQKFKKGHGKGKVGGRWK
- the tnnt1 gene encoding troponin T, slow skeletal muscle isoform X2, which encodes MSDVEEEYEEQAEEAEEEQEGEPEQEEEAEQPEEDGAEQQEYQEEERPKPKPLVPQLAPPKIPEGERVDFDDIHRKRMEKDLLELHTLIDVHFEQRKKDEEELISLKDRIERRRSERAEIQRVRAEKEKDRQNRIAEERHRKEEEEAKKKADDDAKKKKVLSGMGANFGGFLAKAESRRGKRLTGKEIKKKTLADRRQPLAIDNLREDALKQRAQEMWNWIYQLESEKFDFIEHMKHQKYEIIVLLNRIQHAQKFKKGHGKGKVGGRWK